From a region of the Phaseolus vulgaris cultivar G19833 chromosome 6, P. vulgaris v2.0, whole genome shotgun sequence genome:
- the LOC137831608 gene encoding WAT1-related protein At3g02690, chloroplastic, which produces MASWWCSSPSPTLAVATTTTTARRYSITSQFDIRTLRFPPSSFTRSTAAPPYLRFRVPCSNKTALPDSPAPPPDSVDCVGTGQDVECLVNTEKTELEPLSSSSSIPCLAEALWEWTVLVSPFFFWGTAMVAMKEVLPKCGPFFVSAFRLIPAGFLLVGFAASKGKSLPSGFNAWLSITLFALVDATCFQGFLAEGLQRTSAGLGSVIIDSQPLTVAVLAALLFGESIGVVGAAGLVLGVIGLVLLELPALSFDESNFSLWGSGEWWMLLAAQSMAVGTVMVRWVSKYSDSVMATGWHMIIGGLPLLLFSVLNNDPAVSGSLKEYSSTDILALLYTSVFGSAVSYGVFFYSATKGSLTKLSSLTFLTPMFASIFGFLYLGETFSPVQLVGALITVVGIYMVNFKSIAE; this is translated from the exons ATGGCGTCGTGGTGGTGCTCTTCTCCCTCCCCCACCCTCGCCGtcgccaccaccaccaccaccgccCGCCGCTACTCCATCACTTCCCAATTTGACATCCGAACCCTCAGATTCCCCCCTTCTTCCTTTACTCGTTCCACCGCCGCTCCACCTTATCTCCGATTTAGAGTTCCATGCTCCAACAAAACAGCCTTGCCGGATTCTCCGGCGCCGCCTCCGGACTCCGTGGATTGCGTGGGAACGGGACAAGACGTGGAGTGCCTCGTGAACACGGAAAAGACAGAATTGGAGCCACTTTCATCGTCATCGTCGATTCCGTGTCTCGCAGAAGCGCTGTGGGAATGGACGGTGTTGGTTTCACCGTTCTTCTTCTGGGGCACGGCCATGGTGGCGATGAAGGAAGTGCTTCCGAAATGTGGACCGTTCTTCGTTTCCGCTTTTCGCCTCATTCCGGCGGGGTTTCTTCTCGTGGGTTTCGCGGCTTCGAAAGGAAAGTCTCTTCCTTCTGGCTTCAACGCTTGGCTTTCCATCACACTATTTGCTCTCGTTGATGCCACTTGCTTTCAG GGTTTTCTCGCAGAAGGGTTGCAGAGGACTTCAGCTGGTTTAGGAAGC GTTATAATTGATTCACAACCTTTGACTGTGGCTGTACTTGCGGCTTTGTTATTTGGGGAGTCAATCGGAGTTGTTGGAGCTGCTGGGCTTGTACTTGGTGTCATTGGACTTGTACTACTCGAG CTACCCGCCCTATCATTTGATGAAAGCAACTTCTCTTTGTGGGGAAGTGGTGAGTGGTGGATGCTTCTTGCAGCTCAGAGTATGGCAGTTGGCACAGTCATGGTCCGGTGGGTCTCCAAGTACTCTGATTCTGTCATGGCAACTGGATGG CATATGATTATTGGTGGTCTCCCACTTCTGCTATTCTCAGTTCTTAACAATGACCCTGCGGTGAGTGGGAGTCtcaaagagtacagttcaactGATATATTGGCACTCCTATATACATCTGTTTTTGGAAGTGCTGTCAGCTATGGCGTGTTCTTTTACAGTGCAACTAAAG GTAGCTTGACCAAGCTCAGTTCACTCACCTTTTTAACTCCAATGTTTGCTTCAATTTTTGG GTTTCTCTATCTTGGTGAGACCTTCTCTCCTGTACAACTTGTTGGGGCCTTGATCACTGTGGTTGGAATATACATGGTTAACTTCAAAAGCATTGCTGAATGA
- the LOC137831609 gene encoding NDR1/HIN1-like protein 6, producing MMAEHQRIHPVHDVEAPHRPLVPGNSYKSDRVFPKRTFPAMHSKPPKRRSCCCRFLCWTLSILLILIVAIGITVGIIYLVFRPKLPKYSVDQLRISQFSVSDSNTLSATFNVAITATNPNKKIGIYYEGGSHISALYMDTQLCEGSLPKFYQGHRNTTVLDLSLTGEAQDASALMSRIQEQLQQTNNIPLDLKVNQPVRVKLGKLKLFKIKFRVRCKLLVDNLGANNDISISSSDCKFRFRL from the coding sequence ATGATGGCAGAACACCAAAGAATTCATCCTGTTCATGATGTGGAGGCACCACACAGACCTTTGGTGCCTGGAAACAGTTATAAATCTGATAGGGTTTTTCCTAAACGGACCTTTCCTGCGATGCATTCCAAGCCACCAAAGAGAAGAAGCTGTTGCTGCAGGTTTTTGTGTTGGACACTTAGCATATTGCTGATTTTGATCGTTGCTATTGGCATCACAGTAGGGATCATATACCTTGTGTTTAGGCCAAAGCTGCCCAAATACTCAGTGGACCAACTGAGGATAAGCCAGTTCAGTGTTTCTGACAGCAACACTCTCTCAGCAACCTTCAATGTGGCGATCACTGCAACAAATCCAAACAAGAAGATTGGGATATACTATGAGGGTGGAAGCCACATAAGTGCTTTGTACATGGACACACAATTGTGTGAAGGGTCTTTGCCAAAGTTCTACCAGGGTCACAGGAACACCACAGTGCTTGATCTGTCTCTAACAGGTGAAGCACAAGATGCAAGTGCCCTAATGAGTAGAATTCAGGAGCAGCTGCAACAGACCAACAATATTCCCCTTGATCTTAAGGTTAATCAACCTGTGAGGGTTAAGCTTGGTAAGTTGAAGCTCTTCAAAATCAAGTTCAGGGTTAGGTGCAAGCTTTTGGTGGATAATCTTGGTGCTAATAATGATATTAGCATTTCAAGCAGTGATTGTAAGTTCAGGTTTAGGCTATGA
- the LOC137831610 gene encoding protein ROOT PRIMORDIUM DEFECTIVE 1 — MSNRVCIKKGLLTLMGVKFVGIMEHPTRFSMCVRSKTTSAQYVASRFRDPTFEKLMDNYKNLLKVISIQDLILANPRNPSVSIDFLSKLSQKLHLNRGPIAFLRKFPHIFHIYYDHSKLKPFCKLTDAALGVTRQEAVAINASLPVVVERLVRILSMSASRMVPLRAVFKVWKELGLPDDFEDSVISANSGVFQLCDGHEQNTHLLKLVDSVSSNGIRAAVEDWRVVECCKEDCSVDRMEMQFSFKQGYPPGMRLSKNFKAKVKEWQRLPYVGPYEVPGEKKKSKAGMMAMEKRAVSIVHEFLSLTVEKMVEVEKISQFRKWFGIDLNIRDLFLDHPGIFYLSTKGKRHTVFLREAYERGCLVEPNPVYDARRRLLDLVVLGRRGLPAVNSKLQDSSSCNEDRQEENQQRHDLSPS; from the coding sequence ATGTCTAACcgagtttgcataaaaaaaggGTTGTTGACACTAATGGGTGTGAAGTTTGTGGGCATAATGGAACACCCAACTCGTTTTTCCATGTGTGTTCGATCCAAAACAACGTCTGCTCAGTATGTAGCATCGAGATTTCGAGACCCCACGTTTGAGAAACTCATGGACAACTACAAGAACCTTCTCAAGGTCATTTCCATTCAAGACCTCATCCTTGCAAACCCAAGGAATCCATCAGTCTCCATTGATTTCCTCTCCAAGCTCTCCCAGAAGCTCCACCTAAACCGCGGGCCCATTGCCTTCCTTCGCAAGTTTCCTCACATCTTCCACATTTACTATGATCATTCCAAGTTAAAGCCCTTTTGCAAGTTAACTGACGCTGCTCTCGGTGTTACACGCCAGGAAGCGGTGGCCATCAATGCTTCTTTGCCTGTTGTTGTTGAAAGACTTGTTCGGATACTGTCCATGTCAGCATCCAGAATGGTACCTCTTAGAGCTGTCTTTAAGGTTTGGAAGGAGCTTGGGCTGCCCGATGATTTCGAGGACTCTGTTATATCTGCTAATTCTGGTGTTTTTCAGCTGTGCGATGGGCATGAACAGAATACTCATTTGTTGAAGCTGGTTGATAGTGTTTCCAGCAATGGCATTAGGGCGGCTGTTGAGGATTGGAGGGTTGTAGAGTGCTGCAAAGAGGACTGCAGTGTTGATAGGATGGAAATGCAGTTCAGTTTCAAACAGGGGTATCCCCCGGGGATGAGGTTGAGCAAGAATTTCAAGGCCAAGGTGAAGGAGTGGCAGAGGTTGCCATATGTGGGGCCTTATGAAGTGCCGGGTGAGAAGAAGAAGTCTAAGGCTGGAATGATGGCCATGGAGAAGCGAGCAGTGTCGATTGTTCATGAGTTCTTGAGTTTGACagtggagaagatggtggaaGTTGAGAAGATCAGCCAGTTTAGGAAATGGTTTGGGATTGATTTAAATATAAGGGATCTTTTCTTGGACCACCCAGGGATCTTTTATTTGTCAACCAAGGGTAAAAGACATACTGTTTTCCTGAGGGAAGCTTATGAAAGAGGGTGTTTGGTAGAACCAAATCCTGTCTATGATGCAAGAAGACGACTACTTGATCTTGTTGTTTTAGGACGTCGGGGTCTGCCAGCTGTTAATTCGAAGTTGCAGGATTCAAGCAGCTGCAATGAGGATAGACAAGAGGAAAACCAGCAAAGACATGATTTGTCACCATCTTGA
- the LOC137831606 gene encoding uncharacterized protein At1g65710-like → MFSLSLSLIKRPQSFFQKKDSFAFPFLLAPILLSVIPNTIFTLHFFFTSSVCQNSMGACLSKKKGSSTSTSSPLAATKSASAVAELKNPSLIGVNVSKPKLETDPEVKLKKENSKKVEEKHEAVPEVEGHVKKEIFIIKHRKSHDDRERNSKSPPCTTQQNVTTESMGDIAAQPAATNMGVVAVRTSSCTKEEVDAILIQCGRLSRSSSGNAVAASGEHRRKYSGSKRSYDFDHCDNDTISNDEDSKKANANESNSDLCEDERHQHRLRHRQSPSPRPSSQERRRRTPSRERDQQQRSSSRERRVSRSPGRRSSENTSANARNNSNTSSRPGKMVSVPATVSSLVMDKSNNNGGGGESAATTGIKRITVKRNVGAASPRSQSPARANGNAANANKAFNENQPPPSLSRSSSRKAEQSPYKRNPLSEIEPNSLAFPHSTANNNSSRVQNRPKKEFETEAIQRTNSSRTALDKGMTVTYNTKVQPEGDIKVQSLITDNAVVKTMVPPGLDNLKPHKLTRSRSSRRSQDLDLNPEALLNPPQSYASLLLEDIQNFHQKSTPPVSLPACVTKACSILEAVAELNSNTNLNFGGAEDRRSPPTFQCSRNDYNVPLTANDYGKREPDAEDPVVESMLVFNDDDVLESSLHKYVTVNRGGSVGGVDMEDQESSGSNSFTVGNGQQQWGISSSSWEPSSVESRDCWTSRLNYSREEGQKSPLGLEGSVSSETGCDVDGARKKLNSNGRECDHQHGSGIGRGRLGANKVLHTIPIVTASAPT, encoded by the exons atgttCTCGCTTTCACTGTCATTGATAAAAAGGCCACaatctttttttcaaaaaaaagaTTCTTTCGCATTCCCCTTCCTCCTTGCTCCTATTCTTCTAAGTGTAATTCCTAACACCATTTTTACTTTGCATTTTTTCTTCACTAGTTCTGTCTGTCAAAATTCCATGGGTGCATGTTTGAGTAAGAAAAAAGGGTCTTCTACTTCTACCTCTTCCCCTCTTGCTGCGACCAAGTCAGCTTCCGCAGTTGCTGAGCTGAAGAATCCTTCTCTTATTGGTGTCAATGTTTCCAAACCCAAACTGGAAACTGACCCAGAGGTGAAACTGAAGAAGGAGAATTCTAAGAAAGTGGAAGAGAAACATGAGGCAGTGCCAGAAGTTGAGGGACATGTGAAAAAGGAGATATTCATCATAAAGCACAGGAAGAGCCATGATGATAGAGAAAGAAATTCCAAGTCGCCACCTTGCACAACTCAGCAGAATGTCACCACTGAATCAATGGGTGACATAGCCGCACAACCAGCAGCAACAAACATGGGTGTTGTAGCTGTGAGGACTTCAAGCTGCACCAAAGAGGAGGTGGATGCAATTCTCATACAGTGTGGGAGACTCAGCAGAAGCTCTTCAGGTAATGCTGTTGCTGCTTCTGGTGAACACAGAAGAAAGTACTCAGGTTCAAAGAGAAGTTATGATTTTGACCATTGTGACAATGACACCATTTCCAACGATGAGGACTCCAAGAAGGCCAATGCCAATGAAAGCAACAGTGATTTGTGTGAGGATGAAAGGCACCAACACCGGCTGCGACACCGCCAGTCACCTAGTCCGAGGCCTTCTTCTCAGGAAAGGAGAAGAAGAACACCAAGCAGGGAAAGAGACCAGCAACAACGGTCAAGCAGTAGAGAGAGGAGAGTTAGCAGATCTCCTGGAAGAAGGTCATCAGAGAACACATCTGCCAACGCAAGAAACAATAGCAACACTAGTTCTAGGCCTGGGAAAATGGTTTCAGTGCCTGCCACTGTTTCATCACTAGTGATGGATAAGAGTAACAATAATGGTGGTGGTGGGGAATCTGCAGCAACCACTGGCATCAAGAGGATAACAGTGAAGAGAAATGTTGGTGCTGCTTCACCGCGTTCTCAGTCTCCTGCAAGAGCAAATGGGAATGCAGCAAATGCTAATAAAGCATTCAACGAGAATCAGCCGCCCCCATCCCTTAGCCGTAGCTCTTCAAGGAAAGCAGAACAATCACCTTACAAAAGAAATCCATTGAGTGAGATTGAACCTAACTCCCTTGCTTTTCCACATTCAACAGCCAACAATAACAGCAGCAGGGTTCAAAACAGACCCAAAAAGGAATTTGAAACAGAGGCTATTCAG AGAACAAATAGCAGCAGAACTGCATTGGACAAGGGCATGACTGTAACTTACAATACAAAGGTGCAACCCGAGGGAGATATCAAAGTGCAGTCTTTAATTACTGATAATGCTGTGGTGAAAACAATGGTACCACCAGGGTTGGACAACCTAAAACCCCATAAATTAACAAGAAGCAGATCTTCAAGGCGATCCCAGGACTTAGACCTCAACCCTGAAGCTCTATTGAATCCTCCTCAGTCCTACGCTTCACTGCTCCTTGAAGATATCCAGAACTTCCATCAGAAGAGCACTCCACCTGTTTCTCTCCCAGCTTGTGTCACCAAGGCTTGCTCTATCCTCGAAGCTGTTGCTGAACTCAACTCTAACACCAACTTAAATTTCGGTGGTGCAGAGGACAGGAGAAGTCCACCAACTTTTCAGTGTAGTAGGAATGACTACAATGTTCCATTGACTGCCAATGATTATGGGAAGAGGGAGCCAGATGCTGAGGACCCAGTTGTGGAATCTATGTTAGTATTCAATGATGATGATGTGTTGGAATCAAGCTTGCATAAGTATGTGACAGTGAATAGGGGTGGTTCAGTCGGTGGGGTGGACATGGAAGACCAAGAGTCTTCAGGAAGCAACAGTTTCACTGTCGGTAATGGTCAACAGCAGTGGgggatttcttcttcttcatgggaGCCCAGCTCTGTTGAATCAAGAGATTGCTGGACTTCAAGATTGAACTACTCCAGAGAGGAAGGTCAGAAAAGTCCATTAGGCTTGGAAGGGAGTGTGTCATCTGAAACAGGATGTGATGTGGATGGAGCCAGGAAGAAGTTGAACAGCAACGGGAGGGAGTGTGATCATCAGCATGGGAGTGGGATAGGACGTGGAAGGCTTGGTGCCAATAAAGTACTTCACACCATACCTATTGTCACAGCATCTGCACCCACATAG